The Macrococcoides canis genome has a window encoding:
- the hisC gene encoding histidinol-phosphate transaminase, protein MKPQLESLGVYKAGLSEEALKRKFNVEGEFSRLSSNENPIGPSPEVYKAIHSQHALNYYPDPEAVNLKAALAEFYHVNSEQILIGAGLDEIIMMISRARLNPKGHILTSEGTFIQYTTHALIEDNEVVTVPLKEGKFDLQGFKDKMNEDTSIIWICNPNNPTGTYVTAAELTAFLETVHEDVMVVLDEAYFEFVLREDYPDGVALLERFPNLIVLRTFSKAYGLAGLRVGYAITSQAYIDVFNKVKLPFNVTTLSLVGAIAALKDQQYLKEYVVHNDNERNKFFEADYKEHLIDSVTNFIFVKTDQPEALFEALIKGGVIARPMPGGVRISIGTREDNEKVHKVLNLFFS, encoded by the coding sequence ATGAAACCACAACTAGAAAGTCTAGGCGTCTATAAGGCGGGATTATCAGAGGAAGCATTAAAACGCAAGTTTAATGTTGAAGGAGAATTCAGCAGGCTCTCATCGAATGAAAATCCGATCGGTCCTTCACCGGAAGTATATAAAGCGATACATTCACAACATGCACTCAACTATTATCCAGATCCGGAGGCGGTAAACTTAAAAGCAGCGCTTGCAGAGTTCTATCACGTAAATAGTGAACAAATTCTTATAGGAGCTGGACTTGATGAGATTATCATGATGATCTCTCGTGCACGTCTGAATCCTAAAGGTCATATATTGACGAGCGAAGGAACGTTTATTCAATATACAACTCACGCTTTGATTGAGGATAATGAGGTAGTCACTGTACCTCTGAAAGAAGGAAAGTTTGATCTGCAAGGTTTCAAAGATAAGATGAATGAAGACACAAGTATCATCTGGATCTGTAACCCAAATAATCCGACAGGTACTTATGTTACTGCAGCGGAATTGACTGCATTTTTAGAAACTGTACATGAAGATGTAATGGTTGTACTCGATGAAGCATACTTTGAATTTGTGCTACGTGAAGATTATCCGGATGGCGTAGCGTTACTTGAACGTTTCCCGAACTTAATCGTGCTCAGAACATTTTCTAAAGCTTATGGATTAGCAGGGCTACGCGTAGGTTATGCCATAACATCTCAAGCATATATTGATGTGTTCAATAAAGTAAAACTGCCATTTAATGTAACAACACTATCACTAGTGGGCGCAATTGCAGCATTGAAAGACCAGCAATATTTAAAGGAATATGTTGTTCATAATGATAATGAACGTAATAAATTCTTTGAAGCCGACTATAAAGAACACCTTATTGACAGCGTAACAAACTTTATATTTGTTAAGACAGATCAGCCCGAAGCATTATTCGAAGCTCTGATCAAAGGTGGCGTAATTGCTAGACCGATGCCGGGTGGGGTAAGAATCTCGATTGGTACGCGTGAGGATAATGAGAAAGTGCATAAAGTGCTCAATTTATTCTTCAGTTAA
- a CDS encoding peptide MFS transporter, which produces METTKYSREEMVESVPQTGFFGHPRGLGILFFVEFWERFSYYGMRAILIYYMYDTVANGGLGMDKTTAASIGAMYGSLIFMTGILGGWVADRLIGSRKALLYGATLIMLGHIAMSLPFGVPAFLASMFLIIVGSGFMKPNISNVVGGLYHKNDSRMDGGFVIFYMSVNMGAFLSPLVVGALQKQYNYHIGFLAAALGMALALIVYIIFNRKSLGLVGNEPTHLLQGEEKKRYTKNIILAAIVLIVVIAVTLMMGILTFNTFSFVVTILGVVLPIIYWSTMYRSEDVTSTERSRLLAYIPLFLASVMFWVIQEQGANTLALFAAERTQLDLKPLFGIDYSVPAAFFQSLNPLFIVILAPIISTLWIKLGKRNPTTPFKFTLGILFAGLSFLVMILPLTQNETQLINPLWLFLSFLLCVIGELCLSPTGSSVSVKLAPIAFNSQMLSLWFLSNATAQGLNAQFVKLIEPLGYTKYFMFIGAIAIVLFVIILLINRWISKKMDGIH; this is translated from the coding sequence ATGGAAACAACGAAATACTCTCGTGAAGAGATGGTTGAAAGTGTACCTCAGACAGGTTTCTTCGGTCATCCTAGAGGATTAGGAATACTATTCTTCGTAGAGTTCTGGGAACGCTTCAGTTATTACGGTATGCGTGCGATATTAATTTATTACATGTATGATACGGTGGCTAACGGAGGTCTTGGTATGGATAAGACAACTGCCGCAAGTATCGGTGCGATGTATGGTTCTTTAATCTTTATGACAGGAATTCTTGGTGGCTGGGTTGCAGATAGATTAATCGGCTCAAGAAAAGCACTATTATACGGCGCAACGTTGATTATGCTTGGACATATTGCAATGAGCTTACCGTTTGGCGTGCCGGCATTTTTAGCATCTATGTTTTTGATTATTGTAGGATCTGGATTTATGAAGCCTAACATCTCTAATGTTGTCGGTGGACTGTATCATAAAAATGACAGTCGTATGGATGGCGGTTTTGTCATCTTCTATATGTCTGTTAATATGGGTGCGTTTCTTTCACCATTAGTAGTTGGAGCATTACAGAAACAATATAACTATCATATCGGATTTCTAGCAGCAGCGCTCGGTATGGCATTGGCATTAATTGTATATATCATCTTCAACCGTAAATCACTCGGTTTAGTTGGAAATGAACCAACGCATTTATTACAAGGCGAAGAAAAGAAACGTTACACTAAAAATATTATACTCGCTGCAATTGTACTTATTGTTGTCATCGCTGTGACATTAATGATGGGCATTCTTACATTTAATACGTTCTCATTTGTTGTAACAATTCTTGGTGTCGTTCTTCCAATTATTTATTGGTCTACAATGTACCGAAGTGAAGATGTGACATCAACTGAACGTTCAAGGTTGCTCGCATATATTCCATTATTCTTAGCGAGCGTAATGTTCTGGGTTATCCAGGAACAAGGTGCTAATACTCTCGCATTGTTTGCAGCTGAAAGAACTCAACTCGACTTAAAACCGTTGTTCGGTATCGATTATTCAGTACCAGCTGCATTCTTCCAATCATTAAATCCATTATTTATCGTAATACTGGCACCAATCATTTCAACTTTATGGATTAAACTAGGGAAGCGCAATCCAACAACACCATTTAAGTTTACTTTAGGAATATTATTTGCAGGTCTGAGTTTCTTAGTAATGATTCTTCCATTAACACAAAATGAAACACAACTGATCAATCCTTTATGGCTCTTTTTATCATTCTTACTATGTGTCATCGGTGAATTATGTTTATCACCAACAGGTTCATCAGTATCTGTTAAATTGGCACCTATAGCATTTAACTCACAGATGCTCAGTCTATGGTTCTTATCAAACGCTACTGCTCAAGGTTTAAATGCACAGTTCGTTAAACTGATAGAACCACTTGGATATACGAAATACTTTATGTTTATTGGTGCGATTGCCATCGTATTGTTTGTCATCATATTATTAATCAACAGATGGATTTCAAAGAAAATGGATGGTATCCACTAA
- a CDS encoding ABC transporter permease/substrate-binding protein — translation MNSLWQTFSERKYELLQALFEHIQISFIALLIATLIAIPIGIYLTRHSKIAEPIINVTAVLQTIPSLALLGLMIPLFGIGRVPAIIALVIYALLPILRNTYTGIKEVDPSLKEAASGIGMNTFRQLTKVEIPLAMPVIMAGIRTAMVLIIGTATLAAFIGAGGLGDLILLGIDRNNTSILLLGAIPAALLALLFDFLLKRMEKLSYRKLIYILGTMLLVFLLVAVGPLLFGKEEKMKFAGKLGTEPEIITNMYKYVIEEKTDVSVEVSPGMGKTTFLFNALKSDNIDGYLEFTGTVLGEITKEDPEATTEAEVYQQANESLKKKYDMALLKPMKYNNTYALAVKKSYAEEHNLKTISDLKKVKDDIRVGFTLEFNDRNDGYKGIQKKYNIKFNNVKTMEPKIRYQAIDQNKIDLMDAYSTDAELKKYDMVVLKDDKHLFPPYQGAPLLKQSTIDKHPEVVDALNTLSGKITDEEMQKMNYEVAYNNKTPESVAKAYLKKEKIIK, via the coding sequence ATGAATTCACTATGGCAGACATTTTCAGAACGTAAATATGAGTTATTGCAGGCATTGTTCGAACATATTCAAATTTCTTTTATTGCCTTACTAATTGCAACATTAATCGCGATCCCAATTGGAATCTATTTAACACGTCATTCGAAGATTGCTGAACCGATTATTAATGTGACAGCTGTATTGCAGACAATTCCATCTCTTGCTTTACTCGGATTGATGATTCCACTATTTGGTATTGGACGAGTACCGGCAATTATAGCACTCGTTATCTATGCTTTACTACCGATTCTGCGCAATACATATACAGGGATTAAAGAGGTAGATCCTTCATTGAAAGAGGCAGCTAGTGGCATCGGTATGAATACATTCCGTCAGTTAACTAAGGTTGAAATTCCTTTAGCGATGCCGGTCATTATGGCTGGTATCAGAACAGCGATGGTCCTCATCATAGGAACTGCAACGCTTGCAGCATTTATAGGAGCTGGTGGTTTAGGAGATTTAATTCTTCTTGGTATTGACCGTAATAACACAAGCATTCTTCTGTTAGGTGCAATTCCTGCAGCACTGCTAGCATTACTATTTGATTTTCTGTTAAAACGTATGGAGAAATTGAGCTACAGAAAACTTATCTATATTCTCGGTACGATGCTGCTTGTATTCTTGCTTGTAGCAGTGGGACCATTATTATTTGGTAAAGAAGAAAAGATGAAATTTGCAGGTAAGCTCGGAACTGAACCTGAGATTATTACAAATATGTACAAATATGTTATTGAAGAAAAGACAGATGTCTCAGTTGAAGTTTCACCAGGTATGGGTAAGACGACATTTTTATTCAATGCATTGAAATCGGACAATATTGATGGTTATCTGGAGTTTACAGGAACAGTGCTTGGAGAAATCACTAAAGAAGATCCTGAAGCAACGACAGAAGCTGAAGTTTATCAGCAGGCTAATGAAAGTCTAAAGAAAAAATATGATATGGCTTTACTAAAACCGATGAAATATAACAACACGTATGCACTGGCAGTGAAGAAAAGTTACGCTGAAGAACATAACTTAAAAACGATATCTGACCTAAAAAAGGTAAAAGATGACATTAGAGTAGGATTTACATTAGAGTTTAATGATAGAAATGATGGTTATAAAGGTATCCAGAAGAAATATAACATTAAGTTTAACAATGTGAAGACAATGGAACCGAAGATTCGTTATCAGGCAATCGATCAGAATAAGATTGATCTGATGGATGCTTATTCAACGGATGCGGAACTTAAGAAATATGATATGGTCGTGCTGAAAGATGACAAACATCTATTCCCGCCATATCAAGGTGCGCCTTTATTGAAACAGAGTACAATCGACAAACATCCAGAAGTCGTCGATGCATTAAACACACTTTCAGGTAAGATTACAGATGAAGAAATGCAGAAGATGAACTATGAAGTTGCGTATAACAACAAGACTCCAGAAAGTGTCGCAAAGGCATACTTGAAAAAAGAAAAGATAATAAAATAA
- a CDS encoding 5' nucleotidase, NT5C type has protein sequence MMRQSIAIDMDEVLADTLKKVIFQFNESAGMSLTKEDLYEKKLRTEYPEHVDKLDKLLLDRGFFRDLEVFPDAVRVVERLNHHYDVYIATAAMDVPTSFDAKYEWLREHFPFLDPQHFIFCGNKGVVGTDYLIDDNPRQLRAFKGKGIIFDAVHNQSVSEFDRVKSWNDVERYFFDK, from the coding sequence ATGATGAGACAGTCTATTGCAATTGATATGGATGAAGTACTTGCAGATACGTTGAAGAAAGTGATCTTTCAGTTTAACGAAAGTGCAGGCATGTCCTTAACGAAAGAAGATTTGTACGAAAAGAAACTTCGTACAGAATATCCAGAACACGTGGATAAGTTAGACAAACTGTTACTGGATCGAGGTTTCTTTAGAGATTTAGAAGTATTTCCTGATGCTGTGCGTGTCGTAGAGCGACTTAACCATCATTACGATGTTTACATTGCTACAGCTGCTATGGATGTGCCTACATCGTTCGATGCAAAATACGAATGGCTAAGAGAACATTTCCCATTTTTAGATCCGCAGCATTTTATCTTCTGCGGTAACAAAGGCGTAGTTGGAACAGATTATCTGATCGATGATAATCCAAGACAACTGCGTGCATTTAAAGGTAAAGGGATTATCTTCGATGCGGTACATAATCAAAGTGTCTCTGAATTTGACAGAGTGAAATCATGGAATGATGTTGAACGTTACTTCTTTGATAAGTAG
- the queF gene encoding preQ(1) synthase, giving the protein MMSGRQKEELQDITLLGNQNNKYLYEYDPSILESFDNKHQGRDYFVKFNCPEFTSLCPITGQPDFAAIYISYIPNIKMVESKSLKLYLFSFRNHGDFHEDCMNIIMNDLIELMDPHYIEVWGKFTPRGGISIDPYTNYGRPGTKYEEMASYRLMNHDLYPETITNR; this is encoded by the coding sequence ATTATGTCAGGAAGACAAAAAGAAGAATTACAAGATATTACATTACTCGGTAACCAGAACAATAAATATTTATACGAATATGATCCTTCGATTCTAGAATCATTTGACAATAAACATCAAGGACGCGACTACTTCGTTAAGTTCAACTGTCCTGAATTTACGAGTCTATGCCCGATTACAGGGCAACCTGACTTTGCAGCTATCTATATCAGCTACATACCGAATATCAAGATGGTTGAATCAAAGTCATTAAAGCTTTATCTGTTCAGTTTCAGAAACCATGGAGACTTTCATGAAGACTGTATGAACATCATAATGAACGACCTTATCGAGCTTATGGATCCTCATTATATTGAAGTATGGGGAAAATTCACACCACGTGGCGGAATCTCGATCGATCCGTATACAAATTACGGGCGCCCAGGAACTAAATATGAAGAAATGGCATCATACCGCCTGATGAATCATGATCTATATCCAGAAACAATTACAAATAGATAA
- a CDS encoding DMT family transporter has translation MNNKIKGILWLVAASVGFSLMGAFVKLSGDLPVIQKSLFRNIIGMILPLYFVYKYKAPLFGHRENQLTLILRSVFGMIGVLLNYYAIDRMVLSDADMLNKLSPFFTILFCAWFLKEYIKKYQFISMMIAFIGALFIIKPNFSSDMYIAIIGVLGAMFAGLAYTTLRVLGSKEKFYTTVFYFSFVSTIVLIPLTYLTYEPMTVQQIVYLILSGVFATLGQFGLTIAYSYAPAKDISIFFYTTVLFSAVIGFILFNETPDLLSYLGYIIIFFASYYMFVKAKVKHN, from the coding sequence ATGAATAATAAAATAAAAGGAATTTTATGGTTGGTCGCTGCTTCGGTTGGTTTCAGTTTAATGGGTGCTTTCGTTAAACTTTCTGGAGATTTACCTGTTATACAGAAGTCGCTGTTTCGCAATATTATCGGCATGATTCTCCCACTGTATTTTGTATATAAGTACAAAGCCCCGCTTTTTGGACATAGAGAAAACCAGTTGACCCTTATTTTGAGAAGTGTCTTCGGAATGATAGGTGTCCTTCTTAACTATTACGCAATTGATCGTATGGTGTTAAGTGATGCTGATATGCTGAATAAACTCAGCCCGTTCTTTACAATTCTCTTTTGTGCCTGGTTTTTAAAGGAATATATTAAGAAGTATCAATTCATCAGTATGATGATTGCATTTATTGGTGCCCTGTTTATCATTAAACCGAATTTCAGTTCAGACATGTATATTGCAATCATCGGTGTACTAGGTGCAATGTTTGCAGGTCTTGCATATACGACATTACGCGTACTCGGTTCAAAAGAAAAGTTTTATACGACCGTATTCTATTTCTCATTCGTGTCAACAATTGTACTCATCCCTCTGACATATTTAACTTACGAACCGATGACTGTTCAACAGATCGTCTACTTGATATTATCAGGGGTCTTCGCAACACTTGGTCAATTTGGTCTTACAATAGCGTATAGCTATGCACCAGCAAAAGATATTTCAATATTCTTCTATACGACGGTATTGTTCAGTGCGGTCATCGGATTTATTCTATTTAATGAAACACCAGACTTACTAAGTTATCTCGGATATATTATAATATTCTTTGCGAGCTACTACATGTTTGTTAAAGCAAAAGTTAAACATAACTAA
- the nrdI gene encoding class Ib ribonucleoside-diphosphate reductase assembly flavoprotein NrdI, which translates to MLIVYYSLTGNVKRFIQKTKYTRTLTLEQAEGINEPYIIVTGTIGFGEIPDSVKQFLDRHSTNLMAVAASGNRNWGQNFARAGDLISSTYHVPLLMKFELHGNDKDVKEFNIKVEEISENRTREAVQSY; encoded by the coding sequence ATGCTGATCGTCTATTATTCGCTAACAGGGAATGTTAAACGCTTTATACAGAAAACGAAATATACAAGGACGTTAACACTGGAACAAGCTGAAGGTATAAACGAACCGTATATCATTGTAACAGGAACGATAGGGTTTGGCGAGATACCAGATTCAGTGAAACAGTTTCTCGATCGTCACAGTACAAATTTAATGGCTGTAGCAGCGAGTGGTAACAGAAACTGGGGACAGAACTTTGCACGTGCAGGGGACTTGATAAGTAGCACGTATCACGTACCATTGTTAATGAAGTTTGAATTGCACGGAAATGATAAAGATGTGAAAGAATTTAATATAAAGGTGGAAGAAATCAGTGAAAATCGCACAAGAGAAGCAGTACAATCATATTGA
- a CDS encoding peptide MFS transporter gives MSQHTREEIVNSMPRTGFFGHPKGLFTLMVTEFWERFSYYGMKAILVYYLYYAVKDGGFGLPDALALQIVSIYGAMIYMSGVIGGWLADRFIGTRKAILYGAILIMIGHILLSLPNNFTLLLIALLFIILGTGLLKPNISSNVGEIYEKNDPKVDAAFTLFVMSINLGAFISPLIVGWLQENVGFHYGFAVAAIGMFFGLIVYILRAKPTLGLSGTDIPNPVTPAEKKKTMMYIGLIVLIFVIYFIIAASIGQLNLQSVMTLVTVLGIALPIVYFMMMFFSKKTTADEKSRVGAYIPLFLASVVFWSIQEQGSTILAAFADKNTELDLAKVTNGAIHFEIPPAWFQSLNPLFIVTLAPVFAWLWVKLGRFNPPTVVKFSIALFLAGFSYVVMVYPLTHNGDALMNPMWLVLSYLLVTMAELCLSPTGLSVTTKLAPSAFASQMMSVWFLSNTVAQLFNGQVLVKYYDTVSKATYFGNIGMVTIGLGILLLVISPFMKRFMKGIH, from the coding sequence ATGTCTCAACATACAAGGGAAGAAATTGTAAATAGTATGCCGAGAACTGGATTCTTCGGACATCCTAAAGGTCTGTTTACATTAATGGTAACTGAATTCTGGGAACGTTTCAGTTATTATGGTATGAAAGCAATATTAGTGTATTACTTATACTATGCGGTAAAAGACGGTGGATTCGGCTTGCCGGATGCACTTGCATTACAAATCGTATCTATCTATGGTGCGATGATCTATATGAGTGGTGTTATCGGTGGATGGCTAGCTGATAGATTTATCGGTACACGTAAGGCAATACTATATGGTGCAATCCTGATTATGATCGGGCACATATTGTTATCATTGCCAAATAATTTTACATTATTACTTATAGCCTTACTCTTTATTATTTTAGGAACAGGTTTACTTAAACCGAATATTTCATCGAATGTCGGTGAAATCTACGAAAAGAATGACCCTAAAGTCGATGCAGCATTTACATTATTCGTAATGTCTATCAATTTAGGTGCTTTCATTTCTCCTTTAATCGTTGGCTGGTTACAGGAAAATGTCGGATTCCATTACGGATTTGCAGTAGCTGCGATCGGTATGTTCTTCGGATTAATCGTATATATCCTTCGTGCTAAACCAACTTTAGGTTTATCAGGAACTGATATACCAAATCCAGTAACACCAGCTGAGAAAAAGAAAACAATGATGTATATCGGTCTTATCGTACTTATCTTTGTAATTTATTTCATCATTGCAGCAAGTATCGGACAACTGAACCTGCAAAGTGTAATGACGCTTGTTACCGTTCTTGGTATTGCTTTACCAATAGTTTATTTTATGATGATGTTCTTCTCAAAGAAAACGACTGCAGATGAGAAATCTCGTGTCGGAGCATATATCCCGTTATTCTTAGCTTCTGTTGTTTTCTGGAGTATACAGGAACAAGGTTCAACAATTTTAGCAGCATTTGCAGATAAGAATACTGAACTTGATCTCGCAAAAGTAACAAACGGTGCAATTCATTTTGAAATTCCACCAGCGTGGTTCCAGTCACTGAATCCACTATTTATTGTTACATTAGCACCTGTCTTTGCATGGTTATGGGTTAAACTTGGTCGTTTCAATCCTCCAACTGTCGTAAAATTCAGTATTGCATTATTCCTTGCCGGCTTCAGTTACGTAGTAATGGTTTATCCTTTAACACATAACGGCGATGCTTTAATGAATCCGATGTGGCTCGTTCTAAGCTATCTGCTCGTTACAATGGCTGAACTTTGCTTATCACCAACTGGACTGTCAGTTACAACAAAACTTGCACCTAGTGCATTCGCTTCACAGATGATGAGTGTCTGGTTCTTATCAAACACGGTAGCTCAATTATTTAACGGGCAAGTACTCGTTAAATATTACGATACGGTGTCAAAAGCGACGTATTTTGGAAACATCGGTATGGTAACGATCGGGTTAGGTATCCTCCTGCTTGTTATCAGTCCATTTATGAAACGCTTCATGAAAGGGATTCACTAA
- a CDS encoding ABC transporter ATP-binding protein, translating into MIKFKHVSKRYGENTVVDDINFEIEEGEFFVIIGPSGSGKTTTLKMINRLIPLSEGYIYFKNRPISDYKLDEMRWDIGYVLQQIALFPHMTIKENISQVPLMKKWPQERIDKDAVRLLNMVGLESEAYLQRYPDELSGGQKQRVGVVRALMADPPVILMDEPFSALDPISREKLQDDLIRLQSEIKKTIIFVTHDISEALKLGDRICLMNNGKIEQIGTPESFINAPNNEFVKTFMGNAVRVNQYARNVMRPLDVATSAQVAPDTSLQEVYALLTEHEYIAVIEDTRRIGVISRTDVLRALSKEAM; encoded by the coding sequence ATGATAAAATTTAAACATGTTTCGAAACGTTACGGTGAGAATACGGTTGTAGATGATATCAACTTTGAAATTGAAGAAGGAGAATTTTTTGTTATTATCGGACCTTCAGGTAGTGGAAAGACAACGACATTAAAAATGATCAATCGCTTGATTCCTTTGTCAGAAGGTTATATTTACTTTAAAAATCGACCTATCAGTGACTACAAGCTTGATGAGATGCGCTGGGATATCGGCTATGTACTCCAACAAATTGCACTATTCCCTCATATGACAATTAAAGAGAATATTAGTCAAGTGCCTCTTATGAAGAAGTGGCCGCAAGAACGTATCGATAAAGATGCAGTGCGCTTATTGAATATGGTAGGACTTGAAAGTGAAGCATATTTACAACGTTACCCTGATGAATTATCCGGTGGACAGAAACAACGTGTAGGCGTTGTTCGTGCTTTAATGGCAGACCCTCCTGTTATTTTGATGGATGAACCTTTCAGTGCACTGGATCCTATCTCACGCGAAAAGCTGCAGGATGATCTTATTCGACTGCAATCCGAAATTAAGAAGACGATTATCTTTGTAACGCATGATATATCTGAAGCCTTGAAGCTTGGTGATAGAATATGTCTGATGAATAATGGAAAGATAGAGCAGATTGGGACACCTGAATCATTCATTAATGCTCCGAATAATGAGTTTGTTAAGACATTTATGGGAAATGCGGTACGTGTGAATCAATATGCCAGAAATGTAATGAGACCTCTCGATGTAGCTACGTCCGCACAAGTAGCACCGGATACTTCATTGCAGGAAGTCTATGCCTTACTCACTGAACATGAATATATTGCTGTGATAGAAGATACAAGAAGAATTGGTGTTATCTCACGTACAGATGTATTGCGTGCGCTGAGTAAGGAGGCGATGTAA
- a CDS encoding diacylglycerol/lipid kinase family protein has protein sequence MHTFENGILFYHDKAGQGDVHEIIGEVTKQLSQMITHLTVYRSLKQGEIYELLTQSSQPYDIFLILGGDGTVHELINGMIDGGYHKPIGILPGGTFNDFTKTLNLNPNPVRAATQLLESEVKYYDVLKTNERFALNFAGMGLMVDNSEGVNPQVKSKLGKFSYFFSMIKNVSNPTFFDYEIEVDGNKSEGTSSMIVIANGQFVGGNRIPLSELSPSDGVLNVFIFKDSGLKTFTDMIGEKSEVNWNEISQNIEHISGKHVHLKTKDELAVDVDGEIDLVTPLNVTIVPNKLKILTAPVNTLF, from the coding sequence ATGCATACATTTGAAAATGGCATATTATTTTATCATGATAAAGCAGGTCAAGGCGATGTCCACGAAATCATTGGAGAAGTTACAAAACAACTTTCACAGATGATTACCCACCTTACAGTCTATAGAAGTTTAAAGCAAGGGGAAATCTATGAATTACTTACTCAGTCTTCACAGCCATATGATATCTTTCTGATCCTTGGTGGTGACGGGACTGTACACGAACTGATTAACGGTATGATTGATGGAGGTTATCATAAACCTATCGGAATACTTCCTGGCGGCACATTTAATGATTTTACAAAAACGTTAAATCTAAATCCGAACCCTGTCCGTGCCGCTACGCAGCTACTCGAGTCAGAAGTTAAATATTATGATGTGCTAAAGACAAATGAACGCTTTGCACTGAACTTTGCGGGAATGGGTCTCATGGTTGATAACTCTGAAGGAGTCAATCCGCAAGTAAAGAGTAAACTAGGAAAATTCAGCTACTTCTTCTCTATGATCAAAAATGTTTCTAACCCTACCTTCTTCGATTATGAAATTGAAGTTGATGGCAACAAATCAGAGGGTACATCTTCAATGATCGTTATCGCAAATGGTCAGTTTGTCGGCGGAAACCGTATCCCGTTATCTGAGCTCTCCCCTAGCGACGGCGTCCTTAATGTATTCATCTTTAAAGATAGCGGCCTGAAAACATTTACAGATATGATTGGCGAAAAATCAGAAGTCAACTGGAATGAAATCAGCCAGAATATCGAACATATCTCCGGCAAACATGTTCACCTCAAAACAAAAGATGAGTTAGCAGTCGATGTAGACGGAGAAATCGATCTTGTGACACCACTTAATGTTACGATTGTTCCAAATAAACTTAAAATATTAACTGCACCAGTGAATACGTTATTTTAA